A section of the Subtercola frigoramans genome encodes:
- a CDS encoding histidine phosphatase family protein, translating to MRLLLIRHGQTIDNVNGALGTAIPGPGLTPLGKRQAAAIPDSLGSIPIDAIYVSTMQRTHETAAPLALARGLVPVVLDGIHEIDAGDLEQRSDEEAIRTYMGTIFSWWGDFDARIPGGEDGNEFYARYTAAIEQVATAHPKGTIAVVSHGAAIRTWASYASQNIDAEFSRTHLLENTAVVVLEGSAVEGWVTTYWADEPIGGASLEDASAPDPTAGVRPAG from the coding sequence ATGCGATTACTCCTGATCAGACACGGCCAGACCATCGACAACGTGAACGGCGCGCTCGGCACGGCGATTCCGGGGCCGGGGCTCACTCCACTCGGCAAGCGGCAAGCCGCTGCCATCCCCGATTCACTCGGGTCGATCCCGATCGACGCGATCTACGTCTCGACGATGCAGCGCACCCACGAGACAGCAGCGCCACTCGCTCTCGCGCGGGGCCTGGTGCCGGTGGTGCTCGATGGAATCCACGAGATCGACGCCGGAGACCTCGAGCAGCGCTCCGACGAGGAGGCGATCCGCACCTACATGGGCACGATCTTCTCCTGGTGGGGCGATTTCGACGCGCGCATCCCGGGCGGCGAAGACGGCAACGAGTTCTATGCCCGCTACACGGCGGCTATCGAGCAGGTCGCCACTGCACACCCCAAGGGAACCATCGCGGTGGTCAGCCACGGTGCCGCCATCCGCACCTGGGCGTCGTACGCGTCGCAGAACATCGACGCCGAGTTCAGCAGGACGCACCTGCTCGAGAACACGGCAGTCGTCGTCCTTGAGGGCTCGGCGGTCGAGGGCTGGGTGACTACCTACTGGGCCGACGAGCCCATCGGCGGCGCGAGCCTCGAAGATGCCTCGGCTCCCGACCCGACCGCTGGCGTTCGCCCCGCTGGTTGA
- a CDS encoding lactate racemase domain-containing protein codes for MSRPGFVLSVDAQTPPLVVFQGEKVLLERLPAGASVLYPPDALPGIRSVDAQIDRALAKPVDSEPLKALLHPETRVTIVFDDLSQPLTARSAPDVRQRVIERVLELAAVAGVDDVELIAATGLRRRLTAQDLRAVLGDRVFASFSPDRLRSHDSEATNDLVEVGRSADGTPIEINSRVVSSDLVISVRLASAVGNEGAPAVVTKLASAATARALNSPLAVAQGSADAYGALVDQIGDTARVFTIDVTLSPEPTGPGTAFLSKREREWSVTDRALSAGLQAASRLLPSRKRVGLSQISGIGFGVTSVVAGRPSSVHPLTEAFLTQQQVGQVDTPADIALFGIPNPGGIGTTLNPVTAAALGLGQVFNGSTSAPVVRKGGTAIFYHPLANWFHPLHHPAYVDFFAEALATTTDSGRLSAEFEGKFASDPWYRHLYQTSFAHHALHPFHAWYSAAPAIEHLGDVIFVGGNLESTRRMGFKAATTLNDALEMASDSVGLSPSITYVHGAPVTISEVS; via the coding sequence ATGAGTAGACCAGGATTCGTTCTGAGCGTCGACGCACAGACCCCTCCGCTCGTCGTCTTCCAGGGCGAGAAGGTGTTGCTGGAGCGGCTGCCCGCCGGGGCCAGCGTGTTGTACCCGCCCGATGCGCTGCCGGGCATCCGTTCGGTCGACGCCCAGATCGACCGTGCACTTGCCAAGCCTGTCGACAGCGAACCGCTGAAGGCCCTGCTTCACCCGGAAACCCGCGTGACGATCGTTTTCGACGACCTGTCCCAGCCGCTCACCGCTCGCTCTGCACCGGATGTTCGGCAGCGCGTCATCGAACGAGTGCTCGAGCTTGCCGCTGTGGCCGGCGTCGACGACGTCGAACTCATTGCGGCAACCGGGCTGCGGCGCCGCCTGACCGCACAGGATCTGCGCGCCGTGCTCGGTGACCGCGTGTTCGCGTCGTTCTCGCCAGACCGGCTGCGCAGTCACGACAGTGAAGCCACGAACGATCTCGTGGAGGTGGGCCGTTCCGCCGACGGCACCCCGATCGAGATCAATTCCCGAGTCGTCTCGAGTGACCTCGTCATCTCGGTTCGCCTCGCCAGTGCCGTGGGCAACGAAGGTGCACCTGCCGTCGTCACGAAGCTGGCCAGCGCTGCAACCGCTCGCGCCCTCAACTCCCCTCTCGCGGTGGCTCAGGGCTCTGCCGACGCCTATGGCGCCCTCGTCGACCAGATCGGCGACACGGCCCGGGTCTTCACCATCGATGTCACGCTCTCACCAGAGCCGACGGGCCCCGGCACCGCGTTCCTCAGCAAGCGCGAACGCGAGTGGAGCGTCACTGACAGGGCCCTCTCCGCCGGCCTCCAGGCGGCAAGCCGACTGCTGCCCTCTCGCAAACGTGTCGGGCTGAGCCAGATCTCGGGCATCGGGTTCGGCGTGACCTCGGTGGTTGCCGGGCGACCGAGCTCCGTGCATCCCCTCACCGAAGCGTTTCTGACCCAGCAGCAGGTTGGCCAGGTCGACACTCCCGCAGACATCGCGCTCTTCGGGATCCCGAACCCCGGCGGCATCGGCACCACTCTGAACCCCGTAACGGCCGCAGCCCTCGGACTCGGCCAGGTCTTCAACGGCTCGACGTCGGCACCCGTGGTTCGCAAGGGCGGCACGGCGATCTTCTACCACCCGCTGGCGAACTGGTTCCACCCGCTCCATCACCCGGCCTACGTCGACTTCTTCGCCGAGGCGCTAGCCACGACCACCGACTCCGGCCGTCTCTCAGCGGAATTCGAGGGCAAGTTCGCCTCAGACCCGTGGTACCGGCACCTCTACCAGACGAGCTTCGCCCACCACGCGCTGCACCCGTTCCACGCCTGGTACTCGGCGGCCCCGGCCATCGAGCACCTCGGTGACGTCATCTTCGTCGGGGGCAACCTCGAGTCGACCAGGCGCATGGGGTTCAAAGCGGCGACGACCCTGAATGACGCGCTGGAGATGGCATCGGACAGCGTCGGGCTCTCTCCCTCGATCACGTACGTCCACGGGGCGCCGGTGACCATCTCCGAGGTCAGCTGA
- a CDS encoding FAD-binding oxidoreductase, translating to MTDVKHMKWWGWGVEGVGFHHEDKPGFAPFVVDAVGIDVWREPVPPIDFSEVAVPPSQAGAELIDALTLIVGPEYATVDDLERVVHTYGKSIRDLIRLRAAILPRIPDVVVYPADESAVQRIVDLAVATNSVIIPFGGGSNIVGSLEPLPTETRPVISLDMGRLSRVLEIDEYSGLATIQAGVLGPDMEEQLNARGWTMGHFPDSFTYSTLGGWIATRSSGMQSDKYGDIAEITKGIRVVQPGKLLVVRPIPSSATGPSVREAILGSEGRLGVITEAVVQVHRVPEKREVIGYLFRDWDSALAAMHDINKSDAAPSITRVSDARETAFSFSTSKASHGISGQVQKALFAFLKRRGWNLDEVCLSFIGYEGSSANVAHQKSVVGDVLKKHGAINLGKGPGTLYDQKKFDTPYLRDFLLDRGAAADVSETSAPWSKLKPLYDNVFAAANKAYDEIGMKGWIMCHLSHSMHAGACLYFTFAFTHDGVDPIAQYDVVKSAIQQAFIDSGATLSHHHSVGLEHSQWEVADISEAGADLVQGMFTAVDPGENLNPGKILPTR from the coding sequence ATGACCGACGTCAAACACATGAAGTGGTGGGGTTGGGGCGTTGAAGGCGTGGGTTTCCACCACGAAGACAAGCCCGGCTTCGCGCCGTTCGTTGTTGACGCCGTCGGAATCGATGTGTGGCGTGAGCCCGTGCCGCCGATCGACTTCTCCGAGGTCGCCGTGCCGCCGAGCCAGGCGGGCGCCGAACTGATCGACGCCCTGACGCTCATCGTCGGGCCAGAGTATGCGACGGTCGATGACCTCGAACGTGTCGTGCACACCTACGGCAAGAGCATCCGGGATCTCATCAGGCTTCGCGCCGCGATCCTGCCGCGCATTCCCGACGTCGTGGTCTACCCGGCAGATGAGAGCGCAGTGCAGCGCATCGTCGACCTCGCCGTGGCGACGAACTCGGTCATCATTCCCTTCGGTGGCGGCAGCAACATCGTGGGAAGCCTCGAACCGCTGCCCACCGAGACACGACCCGTGATCTCGCTCGACATGGGCCGGCTGTCGCGCGTGCTCGAGATCGACGAGTACTCCGGGCTCGCCACCATTCAGGCCGGCGTGCTCGGCCCCGACATGGAAGAGCAGCTGAACGCCCGCGGCTGGACCATGGGGCACTTCCCCGACAGCTTCACGTACTCCACCCTCGGCGGGTGGATCGCGACCCGTTCGTCGGGCATGCAGTCAGACAAGTACGGCGACATCGCCGAGATCACCAAGGGCATCAGGGTCGTTCAGCCCGGCAAGCTGCTGGTCGTACGCCCCATTCCGTCGTCGGCGACCGGGCCGAGTGTGCGCGAGGCGATCCTCGGCAGCGAGGGCCGCCTGGGTGTCATCACCGAGGCTGTGGTGCAGGTGCACCGCGTGCCCGAGAAGCGTGAGGTCATCGGTTACCTCTTCCGCGACTGGGATTCGGCGCTCGCCGCCATGCACGACATCAACAAGAGCGATGCGGCACCGTCGATCACTCGCGTCTCTGACGCGAGGGAGACCGCGTTCTCGTTCAGTACCTCCAAGGCCAGCCACGGCATCAGCGGGCAGGTGCAGAAGGCGTTGTTCGCGTTTCTGAAGCGCCGCGGGTGGAACCTCGACGAGGTCTGCCTCTCGTTCATCGGCTACGAGGGTTCGTCGGCCAACGTCGCCCACCAGAAGTCGGTGGTCGGGGATGTGCTCAAGAAGCATGGAGCGATCAACCTCGGCAAGGGCCCGGGAACGCTGTACGACCAGAAGAAGTTCGACACCCCGTACCTGCGTGACTTCCTGCTCGACCGGGGGGCTGCGGCCGACGTGTCGGAGACCTCTGCACCGTGGTCGAAGCTCAAGCCGCTCTACGACAACGTCTTCGCTGCGGCGAACAAGGCGTATGACGAGATCGGCATGAAGGGGTGGATCATGTGCCATCTCTCGCACTCGATGCACGCGGGAGCCTGCCTCTACTTCACGTTCGCGTTCACTCACGACGGGGTCGACCCGATCGCGCAGTACGACGTCGTGAAGTCGGCCATCCAGCAGGCCTTCATCGACTCAGGGGCGACGCTGTCGCACCACCACAGCGTCGGTCTCGAACACTCGCAGTGGGAGGTCGCAGATATCTCCGAGGCTGGGGCAGACCTCGTGCAGGGAATGTTCACGGCCGTCGACCCGGGTGAGAACCTCAATCCTGGCAAGATCCTGCCGACGCGCTGA
- a CDS encoding SDR family NAD(P)-dependent oxidoreductase yields the protein MGTALITGGSSGIGASFARALATRGENLVLVARDTEKLDRAAAALRLEFGVNVETVSADLAVRADVVRIGEILARTDDPIDTLVNNAGFGVHTSLLAEDTTPHEHAFDVMCRAVLMLGAVAGRTMKARGSGTIINISSAAGFITMGSYSAIKAWVRIYSEGLAVELKGSGVQVTALCPGWVHTDFHDRAGIRKSSIPEFLWIDLDEMVEDGLADAVSGKVISIPSKRYSALMFVARHAPRNGIRWISGRISSSRAH from the coding sequence ATGGGAACCGCATTGATCACAGGCGGCAGCTCGGGCATCGGAGCATCGTTCGCCCGGGCGCTGGCGACCAGGGGCGAGAATCTTGTTCTGGTTGCGCGCGACACAGAGAAACTCGACAGGGCGGCCGCTGCACTGCGGCTGGAGTTCGGCGTGAACGTCGAGACGGTCTCTGCCGACCTCGCGGTGCGCGCGGACGTCGTGCGCATCGGCGAGATCCTGGCGCGCACAGACGACCCGATCGACACCCTCGTGAACAACGCCGGCTTCGGGGTGCACACCTCGCTGCTCGCAGAAGACACGACGCCGCACGAGCACGCCTTCGACGTGATGTGCCGTGCAGTACTCATGCTGGGGGCGGTCGCCGGCCGAACCATGAAGGCCCGCGGTTCAGGCACGATCATCAACATCTCGAGTGCGGCCGGTTTCATCACGATGGGCAGCTATTCCGCGATCAAAGCGTGGGTGCGCATCTACAGCGAGGGTCTCGCCGTCGAGCTGAAGGGCAGCGGAGTGCAGGTGACCGCGCTCTGCCCCGGCTGGGTTCACACCGACTTTCACGATCGCGCAGGCATTCGCAAGTCGTCGATTCCGGAGTTCTTGTGGATCGACCTTGACGAGATGGTCGAAGACGGGCTTGCTGATGCCGTCAGTGGCAAGGTCATCTCCATCCCTTCCAAGCGGTACTCGGCGCTCATGTTCGTCGCCAGGCACGCCCCGCGTAACGGAATCCGATGGATCTCGGGCCGCATTTCATCCAGTCGCGCGCACTGA
- a CDS encoding lysophospholipid acyltransferase family protein: MVRIHVTGRSQLKDVHGAYIVVANHSSHLDAPLILGAMPSRLSRYLAAAAAADYFFDVWWRKGLTALFFNAFPVDRSATSRSNGLTGKLLHHGVPLLVFPEGTRSKDGTIAPFKAGAAALCIKYGIPCLPLAIIGASEAMPRGRNWPVPGRPPVEVAFGEPLIAGEGETVDQFNKRIERTVRELHVSHQPKLPVSLIDPELQNDPGTPGTTHTPTEGAA; the protein is encoded by the coding sequence ATGGTGAGAATCCACGTCACCGGTCGCTCGCAGCTGAAAGATGTGCACGGGGCCTACATCGTCGTGGCCAACCACAGCAGCCATCTGGATGCCCCGCTCATCCTGGGCGCAATGCCGAGCAGGCTCTCCCGCTACCTCGCGGCCGCCGCCGCAGCGGACTACTTCTTCGACGTGTGGTGGCGCAAAGGCCTCACCGCGCTGTTCTTCAACGCGTTCCCGGTCGATCGCAGCGCGACCTCGCGCTCGAACGGTCTCACCGGCAAACTGCTGCACCACGGTGTGCCTCTGCTGGTCTTCCCCGAGGGAACCCGCTCCAAAGACGGAACGATCGCCCCCTTCAAGGCGGGTGCAGCAGCGCTCTGCATCAAGTACGGCATCCCGTGCCTGCCCTTGGCGATCATCGGTGCATCCGAAGCCATGCCGCGGGGGCGCAACTGGCCCGTGCCCGGTCGGCCACCGGTTGAAGTCGCCTTCGGTGAACCGCTCATTGCTGGTGAGGGCGAGACCGTCGACCAGTTCAACAAGCGCATCGAGCGCACGGTACGGGAGCTTCACGTCTCACACCAGCCGAAACTGCCCGTGAGTCTGATCGACCCAGAACTGCAGAACGACCCCGGAACGCCGGGTACTACGCACACCCCCACCGAAGGAGCCGCATGA
- a CDS encoding TetR/AcrR family transcriptional regulator, translating to MADDAPLLPKPGVEPPDVQKPGAQSVGAQKPGAQKSATVALILSTTLDILRTRGPAAVNIEAVSAASGIAKTTIYRRYENRDALLEAAILSVVINPVPPADTAYIEQLRWVIRQSRDGVENILGMGGVSAILAGQDRQFMDLIRGMLVPWIALVRSLLVAGVASGELRADVDVDVALNFILGSSLGEFIRVGTVSDDWSERVLTMVWRMVGP from the coding sequence ATGGCTGACGACGCCCCGCTGCTGCCGAAACCCGGTGTGGAGCCGCCTGATGTTCAGAAGCCGGGCGCGCAGAGCGTCGGCGCGCAGAAGCCCGGCGCGCAGAAGTCTGCGACCGTTGCGCTGATCCTGTCGACAACCCTCGACATCCTGCGCACGAGGGGCCCGGCGGCCGTCAACATCGAGGCCGTCTCTGCGGCGTCCGGAATCGCCAAGACCACGATCTACCGGCGGTACGAGAACCGTGACGCCCTTCTCGAGGCGGCGATACTGTCGGTGGTCATCAACCCGGTTCCGCCCGCCGACACGGCGTATATCGAGCAGCTCCGGTGGGTCATCCGGCAGTCTCGCGACGGCGTCGAGAACATACTGGGCATGGGCGGGGTCTCTGCCATTCTCGCGGGTCAAGACAGACAGTTCATGGACCTCATCCGCGGCATGCTCGTGCCCTGGATCGCCCTCGTGCGCAGCCTCCTCGTGGCCGGCGTCGCTTCGGGGGAGCTGCGCGCCGACGTGGATGTCGATGTCGCCCTGAACTTCATTCTCGGGTCGTCGCTCGGGGAGTTCATTCGCGTGGGCACGGTCTCAGACGACTGGTCGGAGCGTGTGCTCACCATGGTCTGGCGCATGGTCGGGCCCTGA
- a CDS encoding endonuclease/exonuclease/phosphatase family protein gives MSYNLRRHAATAELLELVARHPVDALTLQEGDGVRMPEEIGDLKLASATYKSELGLAIYYRPERFTALDSHAFSLQRALHDRVLLPGIERLLTTRLVDVNTGQDLQLASFHASPLSATNLMRRRQIAGALNHLSELSGDVPTLMAGDFNYPLLRNKLIKQVEDAGYSLSLSDGPTYFYTKSIAYHFDFLTSKGLDIQLVETLPQGLSDHRPILVTTEILKRAGLDSPAASRSGDDQSPHDPVLDEV, from the coding sequence ATGAGCTACAACCTGCGCAGGCACGCAGCTACCGCTGAACTGCTTGAGCTCGTTGCACGTCATCCTGTCGACGCTCTGACCCTCCAAGAGGGCGACGGCGTGCGCATGCCGGAGGAGATCGGCGATCTCAAGCTGGCCAGCGCCACCTACAAGAGCGAACTCGGCCTGGCCATCTACTACCGGCCCGAGCGCTTCACCGCGCTCGACTCGCACGCGTTTTCTCTGCAACGTGCTCTACACGACCGCGTGCTGCTTCCGGGCATCGAGCGTCTGCTGACGACCCGCCTGGTTGATGTGAACACCGGGCAAGACCTGCAGCTGGCATCGTTTCACGCCTCACCGCTGTCGGCCACCAACCTGATGCGCCGGCGGCAGATCGCCGGGGCACTGAACCACCTGAGCGAGTTGAGCGGCGACGTGCCGACCCTCATGGCGGGCGACTTCAACTACCCCCTGCTTCGAAACAAGCTCATCAAACAGGTCGAAGACGCGGGGTATTCGCTGTCCCTGAGCGACGGGCCGACGTACTTCTACACGAAGTCGATCGCGTACCACTTCGACTTCCTCACCTCGAAGGGGCTCGACATCCAGCTCGTCGAGACGCTGCCTCAGGGACTCTCCGACCACAGGCCGATCCTTGTGACCACCGAAATCCTCAAGCGGGCCGGCCTCGATTCGCCGGCTGCAAGCCGCTCCGGCGACGACCAGTCTCCGCACGACCCCGTGCTCGACGAGGTCTGA
- a CDS encoding lysophospholipid acyltransferase family protein produces the protein MKHTPGTGLGRASALAVRLAVDPVVRGLDQLADHPGPYLFVANHPSELDAALVGELVREYAPQLVSVAVEPHHGLLGLADRARGLRSVSRLSALLHHGVSVLLFPERQRSDDGSMTEFDLGAARLGIRSGVTIVPVALVGTFRALPPWRVLPESGGHSVTVVFGAPIHTAAGDEPSAVNASIVQAITLGMAEAKLGWYGALRAQAEGSLPDTGTDETAAHWRRVWNATKPERQTRRQVWT, from the coding sequence ATGAAGCACACGCCCGGTACAGGGCTCGGCAGGGCTTCGGCTCTTGCCGTGCGCCTCGCTGTCGACCCTGTCGTTCGTGGGCTCGACCAGCTGGCAGACCACCCGGGTCCGTACCTCTTCGTGGCAAACCACCCGAGTGAACTGGATGCTGCGTTGGTGGGTGAGCTCGTGCGCGAGTACGCTCCGCAGCTCGTCTCCGTGGCTGTCGAGCCGCATCACGGCCTGCTCGGCCTGGCCGACCGTGCTCGCGGGCTCCGCTCGGTGTCGCGCCTCAGCGCGCTACTGCACCACGGCGTCAGCGTTCTGCTCTTTCCCGAGCGGCAGCGCTCCGACGACGGCTCGATGACGGAGTTCGATCTCGGGGCGGCGCGGCTGGGCATCCGGTCGGGTGTCACCATCGTGCCCGTGGCACTGGTCGGCACCTTTCGTGCATTGCCGCCGTGGCGCGTTCTGCCCGAATCGGGTGGCCACTCGGTCACCGTCGTCTTCGGCGCACCAATCCACACGGCGGCCGGCGACGAACCCTCTGCAGTGAATGCCTCGATCGTCCAAGCCATCACGCTCGGAATGGCCGAGGCGAAACTCGGCTGGTACGGCGCCCTTCGCGCACAGGCCGAGGGTTCACTGCCCGACACGGGAACAGACGAGACAGCCGCCCATTGGCGTCGAGTCTGGAATGCAACAAAGCCCGAGCGTCAAACTCGACGCCAAGTGTGGACTTGA
- a CDS encoding HAD-IB family phosphatase yields the protein MSNSEKSTPDAVLNPGPDAEVFAPLEGQHIMLTGATGFVGQALLEKLLADYPTTRMTLLIRPKGSLTGEARLTSLLRKPVFSKWRERVGADEVDRAMRERITVVESSMGSVAAMPADLDVLIHSASTVSFDPPIDEAFKTNVGGAVGLYEALLRTGSDPHVVHVSTAYVGGIRKGTTVEESLKHTVDWRAEMDAAVAARAQVEASSRRPEVLRKLIAAARSEVGKVGPQAIAAAAEQGRIEWVTKRLVDYGRTRAQSLGWADVYALTKSMSERVAEQLWAGNGHRLSVVRPAIIESALNHPFPGWIDGFKVADPLIIAYGRGLLPEFPGLPDSILDIIPVDIVVNATLAVAANPPSVGEPKYYHLSSGGRNPLTMRDIYENVLTYFRANPIPDDQRGHIRAPLWSFPGSKAIARALRFGERSNSYARKTLLRLPSSSVTRDWMRSVSSKQTDLELLRAYSDLYQNYTQAEIIYDDSRTAALNEQLPESERAKFGFNSQLIDWDHYLQQVHFPAVTTLMRTFSSRPRPKAQVEKPLPHNPDAVAVFDLEGTVLATNIIEQYLWVRLASLDKSKWPAELANLFGSLPRYIATDRRDRGEFLRTFLRRYEGVDEAALRELIRDSVGDVLLQRIRPEAVRQIRKHREAGHRTVLVTGAIDVFTSPFVSLFDEVVASTMHSQNGIWTGYLSKPPLVDEARAAWLRIYAEREGIDLSKSYAYGDSHADRAWLELVGNPQAVNPDAALYQHATVKHWRIHQWTDNKISPIDTIAELLRPAPPVTVAEANRPQHELSTAPSLKEIFHE from the coding sequence GTGAGCAACAGCGAGAAGTCCACGCCGGATGCTGTGCTGAACCCAGGCCCAGACGCAGAGGTCTTCGCACCCCTCGAAGGCCAGCACATCATGCTCACCGGCGCCACCGGATTCGTCGGCCAGGCCCTGCTCGAGAAGCTGCTGGCAGACTACCCGACCACTCGCATGACCCTGCTGATCCGGCCGAAAGGCTCGCTGACCGGCGAAGCGCGACTGACGAGCCTGCTGCGCAAGCCCGTCTTCTCGAAGTGGCGCGAACGGGTCGGCGCCGACGAGGTCGACCGCGCCATGCGTGAACGCATCACGGTGGTGGAGTCGAGCATGGGCTCGGTCGCCGCCATGCCCGCCGACCTCGACGTGTTGATCCACAGCGCATCGACCGTGTCGTTCGACCCGCCCATCGACGAAGCCTTCAAGACCAACGTCGGTGGCGCGGTCGGGCTGTACGAGGCCCTGCTGCGCACCGGCTCCGACCCACACGTCGTTCACGTGTCGACGGCCTACGTCGGCGGCATCCGCAAAGGCACCACTGTCGAGGAATCCCTGAAGCACACTGTCGACTGGCGTGCGGAGATGGATGCTGCGGTCGCCGCCCGCGCGCAGGTCGAGGCCTCCTCCCGCCGCCCCGAGGTGCTGCGAAAGCTCATCGCCGCAGCGCGCAGTGAGGTGGGCAAGGTCGGCCCCCAGGCCATCGCCGCGGCTGCCGAACAGGGTCGCATCGAATGGGTCACGAAGCGGCTGGTCGACTACGGCCGCACCCGGGCGCAGAGCCTCGGCTGGGCCGACGTGTACGCCCTGACCAAGTCGATGAGCGAACGCGTCGCCGAGCAGCTGTGGGCCGGCAACGGCCACCGCCTCTCTGTCGTGCGACCCGCCATCATCGAGAGCGCGTTGAATCACCCCTTCCCCGGCTGGATCGACGGCTTCAAGGTCGCCGACCCGCTGATCATCGCCTATGGGCGCGGGCTGCTGCCAGAGTTCCCTGGGCTCCCCGACAGCATTCTCGACATCATTCCCGTCGACATCGTGGTCAACGCCACCCTTGCCGTAGCCGCGAACCCCCCGTCCGTAGGCGAGCCGAAGTACTATCACCTCAGTTCGGGCGGGCGAAACCCGCTCACCATGCGTGACATCTACGAGAACGTGCTGACCTACTTCAGGGCCAACCCGATTCCGGATGACCAGCGGGGCCACATCAGAGCCCCCCTCTGGTCGTTCCCCGGCTCCAAGGCCATCGCCAGGGCCCTGCGCTTCGGCGAACGCTCGAACTCTTACGCCCGCAAGACCCTCCTGCGCCTGCCGTCGTCGAGTGTCACACGCGACTGGATGCGCAGCGTCTCCTCCAAGCAGACCGATCTCGAGTTGCTGCGCGCCTACTCCGACCTGTACCAGAACTACACCCAGGCCGAGATCATCTACGACGACAGCCGCACCGCAGCCCTGAACGAACAGCTGCCCGAATCCGAGCGGGCGAAGTTCGGTTTCAACTCGCAACTGATCGACTGGGATCACTACTTGCAACAGGTTCACTTCCCGGCCGTGACCACCCTGATGCGCACCTTCAGTTCTCGTCCGCGCCCCAAGGCCCAGGTCGAGAAACCGCTGCCACACAACCCCGACGCCGTCGCCGTGTTCGACCTCGAGGGCACCGTACTGGCGACCAACATCATCGAGCAGTACCTGTGGGTGAGGCTCGCCAGCCTCGACAAGTCGAAGTGGCCGGCAGAACTCGCCAACCTCTTCGGCTCCCTGCCCCGCTACATCGCGACCGACCGGCGCGACCGGGGCGAGTTCCTCCGCACCTTCCTGCGGCGCTACGAAGGCGTCGACGAGGCCGCGCTCCGCGAGCTCATCCGCGACTCGGTGGGCGACGTGCTGCTTCAGCGCATCCGGCCCGAGGCGGTCAGGCAGATCCGCAAGCACCGCGAGGCCGGCCACCGCACGGTGCTCGTGACCGGTGCGATCGACGTCTTCACCTCACCGTTCGTCTCCCTTTTCGACGAAGTCGTCGCGAGCACGATGCACTCCCAGAACGGCATCTGGACGGGCTACCTGTCGAAACCGCCGCTCGTCGACGAGGCCAGGGCGGCCTGGCTGCGCATCTATGCCGAGCGCGAGGGAATCGACCTGTCGAAGTCCTACGCCTACGGCGACAGCCACGCCGACCGTGCCTGGCTCGAACTCGTCGGCAATCCGCAGGCAGTGAACCCCGATGCGGCGCTGTACCAGCACGCCACAGTCAAACACTGGCGTATCCACCAGTGGACCGACAACAAGATCTCGCCCATCGACACCATCGCCGAGCTCCTGCGCCCGGCCCCTCCTGTGACGGTCGCCGAGGCGAACCGCCCGCAACACGAACTTTCCACCGCACCCAGCCTGAAAGAGATCTTCCATGAGTAG
- a CDS encoding ferritin-like domain-containing protein gives MAFDIDNYTKTSKNVAWEDLDFEDFRTNPLPPDTLRVIRYMADVEYHTVCYMRDMLVTPSHRDSDVTGFMTMWNREEFWHGEALADVLRMHDIVLEFDELKSKRLKLGWKDRIDPVKQSVLSNLVGKDFIGVHMIWGAANEWSAVAAYKRLAEIEGNPVLAELLKRIAMQEARHVAFYATQARERLGKSVVAQKFARFALGKFWGPVGSTIMDKTEVKHVMGHIFGGPEGRKAVNAIDAHIAKMPGLQGLTIVADSLDANGITA, from the coding sequence ATGGCCTTCGATATCGACAACTACACCAAGACCTCGAAGAACGTCGCCTGGGAAGATCTCGACTTCGAGGACTTCCGAACGAATCCCCTGCCTCCTGACACCCTGCGCGTAATTCGATATATGGCCGATGTGGAATATCACACCGTCTGCTACATGCGTGACATGCTCGTCACACCCTCACACCGCGATTCCGACGTGACCGGCTTCATGACCATGTGGAACCGCGAGGAGTTCTGGCATGGCGAGGCGCTCGCCGATGTGCTGCGTATGCACGACATCGTGCTCGAGTTCGATGAACTCAAGTCGAAGCGATTGAAACTGGGCTGGAAAGACCGGATCGACCCCGTGAAACAGTCCGTGCTCTCGAACCTCGTGGGCAAGGACTTCATCGGCGTGCACATGATCTGGGGTGCGGCAAACGAGTGGTCGGCCGTCGCCGCCTACAAGCGCCTTGCCGAAATCGAAGGCAACCCGGTGCTCGCCGAGCTCCTGAAGCGCATCGCAATGCAGGAGGCGCGGCACGTGGCCTTCTATGCAACGCAGGCTCGGGAGCGCCTCGGTAAGAGCGTCGTCGCCCAGAAGTTCGCGCGGTTCGCGCTCGGCAAGTTCTGGGGACCGGTCGGCTCGACCATCATGGACAAGACCGAAGTCAAGCACGTGATGGGGCACATCTTCGGTGGCCCCGAAGGTCGAAAGGCGGTCAACGCCATCGACGCCCACATCGCGAAGATGCCGGGCCTGCAGGGCCTGACGATTGTCGCCGACTCGCTCGACGCCAACGGAATCACCGCGTAG